In the genome of Candidatus Angelobacter sp., the window TCACCAAGCATCTCGTTCCTGAACTCCTCGTAAAGTGTCTTGTACCTCGCTCCAATTTCGCATTGAGTTTCCGTGCATGAAAGTCGGTGGAGAAACATCGCGGTGTCGAGCGGTGCCAGTAGCGCGATAAAATCCGCAAGGTTGGAAGGTTTGTTGAGCTCCCGGGGTCTGCCCACTTCATAACCTGCGTGTGTGTAGCAAGAAAACTCTGAATATAGTCCACGATAAGCCCAGGTTGAAATCTCGGCTTCAACGGCTCTGCGGTGGTAATCCCACTGAGGAGCCTCCTGTGTTCCGAGTAAAGCCAAGAACACCTGTAACTCGCTCTCTAACCGTTCGATTGTCTGAGTCGCCTCTTTGGGCACGTGTTGAAGTTCGCGTTGAAACAGCCGTAGGCGACGAATGTGTTCGGATAGTTCGCATGTCATAAGTTCAACCGCATGCCGCGGTGACTTGCTCGCGACGCGGCCATTAAAAATACGTTCCAGTAAGTTTCTCGCGAGAAGGTTGCAATCGTGGTGCTGTTCCTCACGATGAAGAATCCAGTAACCTCTAGCCGTATGCGCTGTCCCGAATGCTTGCGCGTAGAGATAACGTTGCTGAAATGATCGCAGATCTGTTCCAGGCCGGTCTTGCCATTCTTCACCAATCGAACGGGCGAAGGCGAGCGATTTGTCCGCAAGTGTCATGTGTTGGCTAACCTTTTTTAGACAGCATTCCCTGAGTGGTTTGCGCACGGTTCCTCTCTTCTTGCCACAACTGTTGCCATGCGGATATGAAACCGACCTTAAAATCGATGTGAAGGGAAACGAAGTTGCTCATCGCTTGGCATGGTCAAGTCGTGATCGCCGTCTAACGGGCGTTACTAACCTCCACACTCACGCTCTTCTTTTGATGCGGCACAACCAGGTAAGTCCGTTGATGCATCTGGTCCCACCACCAGCCGGGGTCGCGCCGAACCGGATTGGCCGACTGGAGCAAGGGAGCGCCGTCAACCAAAACTTGGTTCGGTTTGAGTCCTGCAATTAACGATTGACTCGATTCGCCCGAAAAGTAGTTCAGTTTGAAACGAATGCCGTCGCCGGTCGCTTCGAGGTTTTCAATTTCCGCGCCCGAGCTGACAACGATTGTGTCGTTTGCTCGACGCAGGCGGGCTGTTTTTATATCCGGGTCGAAACCTTGCAGTGCCAGCACATTCACCAGAATGTCTTCGGGATTGATGAAGGCGGGGTTGCGTTTTTCAAACTGCGAAATGCT includes:
- a CDS encoding DUF5677 domain-containing protein codes for the protein MRKPLRECCLKKVSQHMTLADKSLAFARSIGEEWQDRPGTDLRSFQQRYLYAQAFGTAHTARGYWILHREEQHHDCNLLARNLLERIFNGRVASKSPRHAVELMTCELSEHIRRLRLFQRELQHVPKEATQTIERLESELQVFLALLGTQEAPQWDYHRRAVEAEISTWAYRGLYSEFSCYTHAGYEVGRPRELNKPSNLADFIALLAPLDTAMFLHRLSCTETQCEIGARYKTLYEEFRNEMLGEPTSENRQLGAGGKSLPD